A region from the Pontibacillus yanchengensis genome encodes:
- a CDS encoding XRE family transcriptional regulator, which yields MVVKNSRSKFGKFIDRHDIKLDWLSKKSKISKSTICSLANNKTKNPTMNTSKRIIRALREYDSTIRMDDLWD from the coding sequence ATGGTGGTTAAGAATTCCCGTTCCAAATTTGGCAAATTCATAGATCGCCATGATATTAAATTAGACTGGTTATCTAAAAAATCGAAAATCAGCAAGAGTACTATATGTAGCCTTGCTAATAATAAAACAAAAAATCCTACCATGAATACAAGCAAAAGAATTATTAGAGCTTTAAGAGAATATGATTCAACAATTAGAATGGATGACCTTTGGGATTAA